The region CTTTGTTCCACTAAACTTCAGACGAGGCCGAGGTATTCCCTTTCAAAAGTAAGTACCAGTGATAACCAAGGCTGCTGTCAAAGAGAGTGTGCAGGTTTCTTATGACCATAGCTCACAACCAGACTGAGATCAGGATATTGATTTCACTGCGATCCACGCTGCCAGCACTCATTAGGAGGGGTTTTTATCTGTGCGGTGTGACTCAGCCACATTGGAGAGAGCTGTAGAGAAAAAGGGTGGTGCAGATGGAGCGGTGGGGATAGAAGGCTGAGAAGGTGGATGTAATATGATAAGGTAGAGgtggggaggaaaagagaggacaCTGAGGGGTGAAAAGTcagacaaaggcagagagacagaggcagactTTCTCAGAGCCCAGTTTGTATAAATTTGTGTAAATGGCTGTTGTGTACCAGGCTGGACTTTGCAACAGGAGGGATGGGAGCTATGTAGGGACAGTAGAGGCATAGAGAGGAGTGTAGCTGAACTTTGGATACTGAATCATCTCTTCTGGTGGACCCCTGAGGGACAGACGTAAGGATGGCCTCCCATTCACCTCTGCTTCTGCTTATTCTTCCATTAAGTCAGAGGAGGCAGCGACAGAGTAAAGAACAGTGAGAGGTCTTTTCTGCAGTGGTGATAAAGACAGCAGTTTTTAATTCAGCCTGCACCTCTCAGCCACTCTTCGTTTTCTATTCAGCCGTCTCTATTCAGCCATCACTCTCTGTGTGCCTCGCTATCTCTCTGCATCTTTTTTCTTCACTCAGCGTGCAATCTCGTTTTAGGATCCCGTGGCTAAAGCTCCCCCGTCCCCTCAGCAGTGTCATCAGTGAGTCTCAGCCACAGTGTGGAGCCCCCTCTGCAACTAAAGACATCCTGTTTGTCTCCTGCTAACCTACACTTTGCCCCACTATCCACACACATACTTTTGTGTGGTTTCTTTTTCAGAAAGGCAAGATAGATGGCCTGTGCAACACAGAGGTGACACATTTAATCAGACCTCTGTAAAATGGCATTTTCTCTCcaaatatgcacacatacattacTTGCAGGGTGCATGTGACACGTgcattttttctgtgtgtgtacttgttttgttaatttaaaagttaaagttattCATACGTTGTAAGAACATAGTGGCTCTTTGAGCAGCCTGTTTTTGGCTGTCTGCCTGCTGAACAGCACTGCTCTGTACTGCGAGAAATGAAGTGTTTCCCAAACAACcactgcttacacacacacacacacacacacacacacacacacacacacatatttgtacTTGAATgaaatatatgcatatatataggTGTATATATATCAGTAAATAAAGGAAATGTTAGGGTTTACGTGGTGTTTTAATGATTGTATTGAAGGCTAGAATATTATAGCTGCAATGAAATCAGAATATAAAGAAAATCTTCACACATCATGATTACATGTCCAGTATATGTAACATAAATGCATAAACTGTCATTTACAAAAATAGCACTTTCTTCCAGGGTGGACTGTCTGCATATCTTCTGGTTCCTCCGGTCGAATGCTGTTTAACTGTTTGCTACATCATGTACATCATTCACCTTTTATATCTCCTACACTCATTTCTATCTTCTTTTGTaataaatatgttgttgttAATCCATACACAAACTCCTGATCTCATCGTTAAATCAACCCAAACATACATCACTCACTTTGTATTTCTATAGCTTATTACCGTTGCCCCTGAGGAGCCCATATTCTAAAACATTTACTGTGCGCAGCTGTGCAAGACAGGTGTAATCCATTCATCACTTCACAGAGTCAATATGCTGGATCATGTTTACTTTACTACAGGTTTAGAGACCTGGCTGCAGCAACTCCCTTAGCAACAATACAGGCAACTCTAAAGATAGATGCCACAAAACATCAGATCATCACACAACCATGAGCAAAAAGAGTCCTTAGCTAAATCCAAACCACCTTTTTGGCCTTTGTGGTCTAATTGTGTTCCACTTTCATCCCTCTCTATCTAGAACTCATACTGGGAGACAAACATGGTGACTTTAGTGATGTACCTCCCCAGCTGGACTCGTCTCTCCAGCTCACTCATCTCCACCTCTGCCTCCAGCGTGGCAGGGCCTTGTACGGGGCTCACCAGCATCAGCTGACCTGTGAGACGGTCTGAACGCTGGACTGTGAAGTGGCGCCGAGCTTGCTTTCCCCCCAGCAGGGAGAAGCGAAGCGTGTCACCCATTGGGCGTAATGCTGAGACCCTGAACATGACACGAGGGGCTGACAAGTTGGATACGACAGCCAGGTAATGGTAGGAGAAGGAGTTTGGGGCTTGGGAACACGCCTTGTTGTCCACAGGACAGGGGTTACGCTCACATCGCCTGAAAAAAGAAGTGAAACCTGAGGAAGCTGTAGCTGAAACAGTTAATCCAAGAGTAAGAAATGGTGGAATCTATTGAATCAAATTCAATCTTATATTGAAcctgaatgtgaaaaaaatggTTAAGGATGATGCTCACATGGGCGATGTCTTGACATATGTAGCATTAGGGACTTTGGGGCAGTCCACACGGACACACTGGAAACCACCATATGTGTTAATGCAAATCTGGTCCTTTGTGCAGTTGTTTTGTCTGGTGGCACACTCATCAATGTCTGAGAGGAAACACCAACACAGTGAGACATTTATCTAAACAGCAAAGTTAGTTTGGATATCAATCATACTGTATGAGACTTTCATTCTCAGTTTTTGTGAATTTTGTGAACTGGAGccatttttaagatatttgcAGTTGAATCtactatagtttttttttttttaatctatggACTCCCAGTGTCCCTGTGGTTCTGGTCCTTAACATAAATAGCCTTTATGCTGTAAGTATCCTAAGCAACACAATATATACCAAGTATGTAGTACATCAAATGGGACACCAGGCCAGAAGTAAGAATATTGTACTGTGGTGTGgacgtgttgttttttttcagcaacaTTTGGTATTTTAGAAACTATCTTCTTGAATATTTATCTTACTATTAAGGACAGGGTTTtgagacaaaaatgaaagataatggaaaagcaaaacattaaaaagagagaaaaaaaagtgagggCACCTTTACAGCTGCGTCCGTCACGGGTCACATTGTATCCAACAGGGCAGGAACAGCGGTAGCCTCCAGGGGTGTTAACACAAGCATGTAAACACAGTCTCCCAGCCTGGCCATTATGGAACAGCTCACATTCATCTATATCTGAAGTGaacaacgcacacacacacaggtaacatcCTAGTTGGAAACATAAATGTTTGCATCTGTTTCTGTTACAGGGCAGGTATTAGTCATACCAGTGCAGGTGCCACTGTCCCTTCCAGAAATGGTGTATCCTGGCTCACAGGTGCAGTGGGTGGTCCCCTGCATTACAGTGCAGCGTGATGGACGAACAAAGGGCCCAGTGGTGGCAGCCGGTAAGGTAGCAGCAGCGGCAGTGGCAGGGGAGGTGGCGGCAGAGGTGTTTGTCATGGTGACAAAAACTGAAtgaggaagacaggaaggagaaaaagTAAGCAGTTGTAAACTGAGTTTTCATTCCCTGCTGTAACATTTTCAATACAATAGCTCTGTATCTTCCCTGAGGCTCAGCAAATTTCATATAGATATGTTTTTAAGGCACATAAACAGAACGATAAAACTCCTAAATATTGATATCCACTGTCCTATCTGGTGTCCTATAGTAACAAATTGCACGTTAGCATGGAAATATTAaatcaacagagaaaaagaaaacaaactgggCTCCAGAAATTCAAAGTCTCTGTTTGTGCATTAAACTACCTACGTCAAGGAGGAGACCACTGCCACTCAACCATCATCGACTTCAGgttgaaattaaataaaactccACTTTGTGGTGTGTTGCTCTGGATTGTATTGGCAAGCTAAACCACTGGCCAGTGTAATCTCATTTGGCAGACTGGGAGGATTTAGATGCTCCCTATACAAAAGATGCTCTGCACTAAAGCATTCCTTCAATACTTATTTCTTATGTAGATCGCATACTAATCTATCAAAACATTTGGTGCAACCCAAACTCCTGGCATttgaagtttttctttttatctaaaTCTAAGATTGTAAAGTAAAGCTACATCccttacatgtgtgtgtggtctgagTATTATACTTACATGTTGGCACGGGGCTCTGACAGGTAGCTCCGGACCAGCCTTtggcacaaacacaagaaaactgGTTCACTTCATCCACACATGTTCCACCATTGAGGCACGGAGAGGATGTGCACTCATTGATGTCTgagggaaaaagacagaaaggaagatTACAGAAGAAAACTTCATTGCTGCTTTTGAACCGTCTAAGGACACACGCAACCAAATATCTTTGATGCTTTAAGATAAAAGAATGTGACATCATGGCATATTTATGCTGGAGAAGGAGTAAGGAAAAAATGGAGCAGATGAGTTAATGTTAGGTGCAGCCAAAGTGGAGGAGAAGCCATGTCCTGATCAAACAGCCTTTGAGTTGTTATCTTAAAGTCAGCGAGCTGTCAGAGGGTATAGAGATTGGAATATCGCATGTCACAGCATTCAATAAGCTCGCTGGATAATGACCAATGTACACAAAGAGGAAATCTGATCATGGATCACATATGAAATGTATCTCTACATAGAAGAAATGTTGGTGACATGCATCATGCACAAAAAGAGGAATGGCAATAGAAAGCAGGAGAGGGGAAGCTCACAAAGAGGACGATGACAGGGTTGTAAAAGTGATCAGTGGGTTAGATAACGTTGGTGGTcagagtgaagaagaggagtgaTACTAGTAGGGggacgatgaggaggaggaagtgcagaAAGTGACCATCAGAGTGAGGCCAGGTAGCAGAAGATCAGTGTGCTGGTGCTGCACCTCGGCAGCTAGTCTGCTGGCCGCTCCAGGTCAGGCTCTCCTGACAAACCCTGCTCTCTGATCCCACCAGTTCATAACCGGGGTCACACAGAAAGTGAACCTCGTGGCCCACACTGTGTGACTTGCCAAGTTTCCTGCCATTGAGGGGCGCGTCCAGTTTTGTGCAGGTGCCTGTTGGAAAAGCagatgttgataaaaaaaaaaaaaaagaagcagaatgGCAGATATTTCACCATCTAACATTTGAGTAAACCAGTCTGTCTGAGGGGTTTTTGCTTACTGTTGATGGCTCTTGTGGTCTGTTTCCCTGCACTGCTCTGCAACaggtttattttcttcttcagatTGCGCAGACTCTGCAAGTACGAGGCTTCATGGGCTGAGAGAAGCTTCTGGACCTGCTTTAGAGAGCCCTGTATTTCCTGTCTGCTGGGACAGTCCTGCAACACAACAGAGAGGAGCACTAACGTCATTAAGTGCTGATTAATATTTCACAACAAACTTGTTCAAAGCTGATGAGCTATGATTTGTGATAATGATTTTAATATGAGAAGATTATGATTTTTGATAACACTGCATTCTGCAAAGCCTTAGGAGCATTTCAGAGTGTATGGCACTATACATAATGTTACTATTTGACTCTTGGAAGTTACAGAAACACTCTCATTTTGTgtttatcattttgtttcaatgtgttttctgaaaggaagaatgctgtttttctgactttatGAATACAGCAAAGCTGCTCCTCTGGCTCAGgtaacttaaaaataaatatttgtcaaCATGAAAAAGAGGCCGCACGGCCACAAGCCACTGATGTCATTGATGAATTAGCCAAAACAATAATTTTGCATTCACTCCGACATTTCCATTCATTCACAAGACTTAAAACAACAATGATTTTTACAACCAAAAGATTTAATAGCGTCTGAGCCTGAAAATGTACTTATCTACAAAATGTTACCTCATACTCAATCATCACGTTGCACTCATACAATTGAAATTTCAGTTCCCAGCTACCGGATGACCTCAAATAAATTACAcctggctgtttttttctgtgtgcataTTGTTGAATTTTTTGGGAGGAATAAACACCCTGAAAGGCCTGCAGATACCCAAGGTTACACTACAAAagtttctttgatttttttatatacagCTCAACTGTGCAAGTAGATGGTTTAATTCAAAGAACAGTATGAAATAAACTCTGTAACCACAAACAGAGCCAGCTCCACTGCATGTAAACAAATGAAAGTCTGCTGAAGGAGTTCACTTGAAGACCTGTGCAGCACAGAAGCTGGGCTGTTATATGAGGGTGTAAATGCAGTAGGATCAGAGTATGTTTGACCACTGTAAGTATTTGTAAGGGGGAACCACCTCCTCTCAAAGCTAGCTACTGTAACATAGTCATAAACAGGCGAACGCTCCCTGAAAGTAACCACTTTACTATTCCTGAGATGCGGTTTTTAGGTGTGACCGTGCGTGGAGGTTTAAAATCTTCATCACATAAAGTTATATAACAGCCATGTGTATGTTTAGGAGAGGGGATGAACTCAGCAAATGCTATTTAGCTTACATTATGGGCAATCACTTGCTCTTTATAATGTGGTGGATTTAGGGCTTCGGGTCGGTCAGCCGGGTATGAACGCCCTCAGCATAAACATCACCTCCTATTGGCCGAAGGGGCAAGGGAGTGGCGCTGACTAGTTTTCTATCCATGTCCTCTCCTTCATTCAACAGCGTCATTCTACGCCCTCTGCCCTGTCCTCTCATGCATGTTTTCAAACAACCAATTAGTGTTTTCGTCCAGCCAGAGTTATGTAAGAAGAGTCAATATTTGTTGAAAACACCTTTCTGATTTGGACAGAACTGGGGTTTGGAGAAACTTCAGTTGgccgggggggtgggggtgggggcatGGGGGGGTTGTCAAAGGCCTCTTTCTGCTTGTGCTAAGCAACATTTCACATGGCCACATGTTATGCAGTGCTGGAGCTCTTGAGTACAAGAGTAATAATACTGTACAGGACTGGTAAATCTCACCAGATTTCTTACTCAATGTGTCacaacactgaaacaatgaaatgcAACTTTGAGCtcgcacatacatgcatacacacgaCCTAAACCCTCCCACTCACATTCTAATGGACATTTTACAAACGCACACAGGCCATCTCTCAGTCAAACTATCAAATACACGAGAAAGGAACAGAAACGCATGCAGAGGCTCTAAGagagtcacacacagactggtgcAGCTTTTGGGGAAAGTCTAGCAGGATTGCAGTGAAGCACAGCAGAGACATATTGATTGTATTTATTCAGTGAAGTCTCTGGGGTCTTGTTCGTGAAGCTTGCATGCAAAGTAAAGGTGACTCATAGTTTGCTCTGTCAAAAACGTTCCATGTGATGTCAAGCAAGGACATTCAAAGTAGTGTGTGCTTTTATTAATCAATTCAACAGATAGAATAGATATATCTTCACGAGCATGTGTTAATCTGAGCATCATCTGATATAACTGGAATGATAAGCTGGTGAAGTCACCCATTAGTTCATTAGAACATTAGAGACACCGCTCTCACTCACCTGTCCAAAAGTAGGATGGAGCGAGCAGAAGCACAATAAGGTGATGACAATCGCCGTAGACCCAAACATGTTTCACTGATCCCGGTCCAGTCAACGACCAATCCTCAGATGTGTTAGAAGTTTGCAGGCAGTGTGAACTTTGACTGTGTGCAGGGACTCCAGGTGAGGGAATGACCACAGTtggaaaaagctgcagcagcaaaccGCTGCGGAATGCTGGGTTTACTCTTCAGGAGCCAATCAGGGAACGAGACCTTAAGAAAAATGTGACCACATTATTATCCCTTTACTTAATTTGGTGTGCACTTCCTCTCTGCTCAAAGCAGCttagtttttttcttgtttattgAGAAGTGGAAGAAAACGGAACTTTTCCGGAAAGGTTGTTCTAGATCATGCACGAGAAGCGTTATTAAAGaatgaaattataataattGTGAAGCATTTTGACCACTTTGTGTGCTTACACAAAAGGGTACAGCCACAAAACTTCACCTGCTGGCATGAGTTTGTAAcgtttaaaatatacatttgaaCCTTTTTTATTAGTACACATCCGCTCATCTGACTCATCTGACTGTGATCTGTCAGCTCAAGTGAAATCAGAATGCAGCCTTTGCTACCAGTGATGGACACAATGCTGTTTGCCAGAGAAGCTACAGAGAGGCTGAACCCTCGACAGGAATATAACAAGA is a window of Pempheris klunzingeri isolate RE-2024b chromosome 1, fPemKlu1.hap1, whole genome shotgun sequence DNA encoding:
- the LOC139204971 gene encoding fibulin-7-like codes for the protein MFGSTAIVITLLCFCSLHPTFGQDCPSRQEIQGSLKQVQKLLSAHEASYLQSLRNLKKKINLLQSSAGKQTTRAINSTCTKLDAPLNGRKLGKSHSVGHEVHFLCDPGYELVGSESRVCQESLTWSGQQTSCRDINECTSSPCLNGGTCVDEVNQFSCVCAKGWSGATCQSPVPTFFVTMTNTSAATSPATAAAATLPAATTGPFVRPSRCTVMQGTTHCTCEPGYTISGRDSGTCTDIDECELFHNGQAGRLCLHACVNTPGGYRCSCPVGYNVTRDGRSCKDIDECATRQNNCTKDQICINTYGGFQCVRVDCPKVPNATYVKTSPMRCERNPCPVDNKACSQAPNSFSYHYLAVVSNLSAPRVMFRVSALRPMGDTLRFSLLGGKQARRHFTVQRSDRLTGQLMLVSPVQGPATLEAEVEMSELERRVQLGRYITKVTMFVSQYEF